One Fuerstiella marisgermanici DNA window includes the following coding sequences:
- the hpt gene encoding hypoxanthine phosphoribosyltransferase, producing the protein MKVLITEHEIRDRVTELGQTLSETYAGRPLTILGVLTGSIVLLADLIRATSVPLRVALIQAASYGGTRTTAGELTINSALVPDLRGRDVVILDDIFDTGNTMVGMLEAVQEFEPQSIRSAVLLWKTDRTVVDVEPDIYGFKIPDEFVVGYGLDYNDEYRHLPYIGVMEEEDLKHASGN; encoded by the coding sequence ATGAAGGTACTGATCACCGAACACGAAATCCGCGATCGTGTGACCGAATTGGGGCAGACGCTAAGCGAAACGTACGCGGGACGTCCACTCACGATTCTGGGTGTGCTGACCGGCAGCATCGTGCTGCTGGCAGACCTGATTCGAGCGACCTCGGTGCCGTTGCGAGTCGCCCTCATTCAGGCGGCAAGTTACGGCGGTACGCGGACAACGGCTGGTGAGCTGACAATTAACAGTGCTCTTGTCCCCGACCTTCGCGGTCGCGACGTAGTCATTCTGGACGACATCTTCGACACCGGCAACACGATGGTCGGAATGCTGGAAGCGGTGCAGGAATTTGAGCCCCAGAGTATTCGGTCGGCCGTGTTGTTGTGGAAGACGGATCGCACTGTCGTGGATGTCGAACCGGATATCTACGGGTTTAAGATTCCCGATGAGTTTGTGGTCGGATACGGTCTGGACTACAACGACGAATATCGCCATCTGCCATATATCGGTGTGATGGAAGAGGAAGACTTGAAACACGCGAGCGGGAATTAA
- a CDS encoding sulfatase family protein, which yields MQRRNRTTSRILSCLLCLITASVAAADRKPNVILILADDLGSVDLNCYGANDLATPNLDALADRGIRFTQFYAAAPVCSPSRAAFITGQYPQRAGVPGNVSSKAGNTGMPVATQTVAELFGANGYVAGHVGKWHLGYTPATMPSGQGFVETFGHMGGCIDNYSHFFYWNGPNRHDLWRNGKEVFHDGEYFPDLMANDAIRFIEQHREQPFMLYWALNTPHYPLQGTDKWRKHYADLDAPRKMYAAFVSTTDEIIGRLLAKLDELKMRENTIVVFQSDHGHSTEERTFGGGGSAGPYRGAKFSLFEGGIRVPAMVSWPGHIPQKSVRHQMATGCDWLPTLVSLCDLDAGQRKFDGKDISSVLKSADAPSPHKVFHWESGGGKNNRQWAVRKGDWKLIGNPNDTSNKAALTQNDRRFLVNLSDSVHELENTAAQHPEIVKELEQLHDDWIKNVTQ from the coding sequence ATGCAACGACGCAATCGCACAACCTCACGAATTCTATCCTGCCTGCTGTGCCTCATCACCGCCTCTGTGGCAGCCGCCGATCGCAAGCCGAACGTTATTCTGATTCTGGCCGACGACCTGGGCAGCGTCGACCTGAATTGCTACGGAGCCAACGACCTGGCAACTCCAAACCTGGACGCCCTGGCCGATCGCGGTATCCGGTTCACTCAGTTCTATGCGGCTGCTCCCGTGTGTTCGCCTTCGCGAGCCGCCTTTATCACCGGCCAGTACCCTCAACGAGCAGGTGTGCCGGGCAACGTTTCATCGAAGGCTGGCAACACGGGAATGCCGGTGGCGACGCAGACGGTCGCCGAACTTTTTGGAGCAAACGGTTACGTGGCGGGGCACGTTGGGAAGTGGCATCTTGGCTACACGCCCGCCACGATGCCCAGCGGCCAGGGCTTTGTAGAAACGTTCGGCCACATGGGCGGGTGCATCGATAATTACTCGCACTTCTTCTATTGGAACGGCCCCAATCGCCACGACCTGTGGCGCAATGGCAAGGAAGTGTTTCACGATGGCGAGTACTTTCCGGACCTGATGGCGAACGACGCGATTCGATTTATCGAACAACACCGCGAACAGCCCTTCATGCTGTACTGGGCATTAAACACGCCTCACTATCCACTGCAGGGAACCGACAAGTGGCGGAAGCACTACGCCGACCTCGACGCACCCCGAAAAATGTACGCGGCCTTCGTATCGACCACGGATGAGATCATCGGTCGCTTGCTGGCAAAGCTGGACGAACTGAAAATGCGTGAGAACACGATCGTCGTGTTTCAGTCGGATCACGGCCACAGCACAGAAGAACGCACGTTCGGCGGCGGCGGTTCAGCCGGACCTTATCGAGGTGCGAAGTTCAGTTTGTTTGAAGGTGGCATTCGAGTTCCCGCGATGGTTTCGTGGCCGGGCCACATCCCGCAGAAATCAGTGCGGCACCAGATGGCAACCGGCTGCGATTGGCTGCCGACTCTGGTTTCTCTTTGCGACCTGGACGCCGGCCAGCGTAAGTTCGACGGGAAAGATATCTCATCCGTGCTAAAGTCGGCTGACGCGCCGTCGCCTCATAAAGTCTTCCATTGGGAATCCGGGGGCGGCAAAAACAACCGACAATGGGCGGTACGAAAAGGCGACTGGAAGCTGATCGGAAACCCGAACGACACAAGCAACAAGGCAGCGTTGACGCAAAACGACCGACGTTTTCTGGTGAACCTGAGCGATTCTGTTCACGAGCTGGAGAACACCGCTGCACAACATCCGGAGATCGTGAAGGAACTGGAACAGCTTCATGACGACTGGATCAAAAATGTCACTCAATGA